Proteins from a genomic interval of Sphingobacterium sp. SYP-B4668:
- a CDS encoding gluconate 2-dehydrogenase subunit 3 family protein translates to MNRREALQRVAFIMGGAVIGANLFLEGCSRSASKDVEALFTKESTDFLGDLAEAILPKTSTPGAKEAGVGDFIPVMIRDCYNEAHQKAFLEGINGVDDRAKKDFGKKFQELSKEDQTKFVNTLDKEAGEFNKKQDEETKEKREKEALKQNEMYRVPESLPPHWFTMFKQLTLTGFFSSELGSTKALRYVKIPGKYDGNYPYKKGEHAWAL, encoded by the coding sequence ATGAATAGAAGAGAAGCATTACAAAGGGTTGCCTTCATAATGGGGGGAGCCGTGATCGGAGCCAATCTTTTCTTGGAAGGTTGTAGCCGTTCTGCATCCAAAGATGTGGAGGCGCTTTTTACAAAAGAATCGACAGATTTTTTAGGTGACCTTGCGGAAGCAATTCTCCCAAAAACAAGTACTCCAGGTGCGAAAGAAGCAGGAGTGGGTGACTTCATTCCGGTGATGATTAGGGACTGTTATAATGAAGCACATCAAAAAGCTTTCTTAGAAGGAATTAATGGTGTGGACGATCGCGCTAAAAAAGATTTCGGGAAGAAATTTCAGGAATTGAGCAAAGAAGATCAAACCAAATTTGTCAATACTCTGGACAAAGAGGCTGGCGAATTTAATAAAAAACAGGACGAAGAGACAAAGGAGAAACGTGAGAAAGAAGCACTCAAGCAAAATGAGATGTATCGCGTTCCAGAGAGTCTCCCTCCACATTGGTTCACAATGTTCAAACAGTTGACACTTACAGGATTTTTTAGTTCGGAGCTAGGGTCTACAAAGGCACTTCGCTACGTCAAAATTCCAGGTAAATACGATGGTAACTATCCTTATAAAAAGGGTGAACACGCTTGGGCGTTATAG
- a CDS encoding acyl-[acyl-carrier-protein] thioesterase, giving the protein MATQERPSTYEKDWEVNFTHCYANGLIKFSEISNMLQITAGEHAIAAGFGFFEMANNNQAWVLSRIRMEVEELPKWLDHITIKTWIQEFQGARSIRNFEVWRKGKRYLTATTYWAVINTLKRTSEDLAIPTVGFETYPLQIATSKPFSRLDIQRDTAVVKNHQVVLSDLDIVKHVNNVKYMEWCLDTLKPELVLENNIRALEMNYLRELRYDDWVEISSSHTDNEIFFKIKKDEKISFLMQIELK; this is encoded by the coding sequence ATGGCAACACAAGAAAGACCTTCGACTTACGAAAAAGACTGGGAAGTGAACTTTACTCACTGTTATGCAAATGGATTGATCAAGTTTTCGGAAATCAGCAATATGCTGCAGATTACAGCGGGAGAGCATGCAATTGCAGCTGGTTTCGGTTTTTTTGAAATGGCCAATAACAACCAAGCGTGGGTGCTAAGCCGAATCCGAATGGAAGTAGAGGAACTCCCAAAATGGCTAGACCATATCACCATCAAGACGTGGATACAGGAGTTTCAGGGTGCCCGCTCAATTCGCAATTTTGAGGTGTGGAGAAAAGGAAAACGCTACCTCACGGCTACGACATATTGGGCGGTAATTAATACACTTAAAAGAACGTCCGAAGACTTGGCAATACCTACAGTCGGATTTGAAACCTACCCCTTACAAATAGCTACCTCGAAACCTTTCTCTCGACTGGATATACAGAGAGATACCGCTGTCGTAAAAAATCATCAAGTGGTATTATCTGATCTGGATATAGTTAAACATGTAAACAATGTCAAATATATGGAATGGTGCCTAGATACCTTAAAACCTGAATTGGTACTAGAGAATAATATCCGAGCACTAGAAATGAATTATCTCCGGGAACTGCGGTATGACGATTGGGTGGAGATATCGAGTTCACATACGGACAATGAAATCTTCTTCAAAATAAAGAAAGATGAAAAAATAAGTTTTCTGATGCAAATCGAACTAAAATAG